One genomic window of Pseudomonadales bacterium includes the following:
- a CDS encoding SDR family oxidoreductase: MLFDKNALSGKRILVTGGGTGLGKAMSEGLLQQGAEVYISGRREEVLQTAVNELESIAPGRIHYRINDIRDPDSIDEMVNSIWEDGPLTGLINNAGANFISPTKDISPRGYRAICSTIMDGSYYATTTVGKRWLKEGLPGSVLSNLVTWIWTGSAYVVPATMAKTAIHAMTMSLAVEWGGAGIRVNAMAPGPFPTEGAWDKLDPTGKGIGATDSSTIPLGRFGKMPELQNLVVFLMSDGCDYLTGQTIAIDGAHHLAGHSTFAGLSSMTDEDWQSAREAIQASVAKEKEKRSV, from the coding sequence ATGCTGTTTGATAAAAATGCCCTGTCGGGTAAACGGATTCTGGTAACTGGTGGTGGCACTGGTTTGGGCAAGGCGATGAGCGAAGGGTTGTTGCAGCAAGGAGCAGAAGTCTATATTTCCGGACGTCGTGAAGAAGTATTGCAAACAGCCGTTAACGAGCTGGAATCCATTGCGCCGGGGCGCATTCATTACCGCATTAATGACATTCGTGACCCGGATTCGATTGATGAGATGGTCAACTCTATTTGGGAAGATGGCCCCCTGACTGGTCTGATCAACAATGCGGGTGCGAACTTTATTTCGCCTACTAAAGATATTTCTCCTCGCGGTTATCGTGCTATTTGTTCAACGATTATGGATGGTAGTTATTATGCGACAACTACTGTCGGTAAGCGTTGGTTGAAAGAGGGTTTGCCGGGTTCTGTTCTCAGTAATCTGGTCACCTGGATCTGGACCGGCTCTGCCTATGTTGTTCCCGCTACCATGGCTAAAACGGCTATTCATGCCATGACCATGTCTCTGGCCGTGGAGTGGGGCGGTGCGGGTATTCGAGTAAATGCTATGGCTCCAGGCCCTTTCCCTACAGAGGGTGCATGGGATAAATTAGACCCTACTGGTAAAGGTATTGGCGCTACGGATTCTTCCACGATTCCACTAGGTCGTTTTGGTAAAATGCCGGAGTTGCAGAATCTGGTGGTGTTTTTGATGTCTGATGGCTGTGACTATCTCACAGGTCAAACTATCGCGATTGATGGTGCACATCATCTGGCCGGGCACAGCACATTTGCGGGTCTTTCATCGATGACTGATGAAGACTGGCAGAGTGCTCGTGAGGCTATCCAGGCTTCTGTTGCTAAAGAAAAAGAAAAGCGTTCGGTATAA
- a CDS encoding aldehyde dehydrogenase family protein has translation MNIPENILLPTRKLLIGGEWVSASQEEKITITNPATGQAFSEIESGSEADIDLAVKAARRTFESSAWRRMRPLDRGKILSRVADLIEANADELAVLECLDNGKPQHLAKMVDVPSAAEIFRYMSGWCSKLGGKTLPVSGDGSHYHAYTLRQPIGVVGAIVPWNYPMAMAAWKIAPALAAGCTMVLKPSEVTPMTALKLGELCLEAGVPEGALNIVTGYGHTAGQALISHPDVDKVAFTGSTNVGKHILRTSADSMKRVSLELGGKSPTIIMPDADLEKAIPGAAMSIFFNSGQICFAGSRLLVHEDVYDAVVEGVAQVAKSLPMGSGMKAETMIGPVVSEQQQKRIMDYINIGREEGSEIVTGGGNGGLNEGYFVEPTILANTSADQKVFQEEIFGPVLTATPFKNIEEAIQLGNDSCYGLGANVWSQNINTCHKLADSLQAGTVWTNCYFVVDPAMPFGGFKESGIGREVGEEGINMYTESKSVCIKLD, from the coding sequence ATGAATATACCCGAAAACATTTTGCTCCCTACCAGAAAACTGCTTATTGGTGGCGAATGGGTCAGCGCCAGCCAGGAAGAAAAAATTACCATTACCAACCCCGCAACCGGACAGGCTTTCAGTGAGATCGAAAGTGGCTCAGAAGCAGATATAGACTTGGCTGTAAAAGCAGCGAGAAGAACGTTCGAAAGCAGCGCCTGGCGGCGTATGCGCCCCCTGGATCGCGGCAAAATACTGTCCCGCGTTGCGGATCTGATTGAAGCAAATGCCGATGAGCTGGCAGTGCTCGAGTGCCTCGATAACGGCAAGCCACAACATTTGGCAAAAATGGTCGACGTGCCGTCTGCAGCTGAAATATTCCGCTATATGTCAGGGTGGTGCTCCAAGCTGGGCGGTAAAACCCTGCCTGTCTCCGGCGATGGCAGCCACTATCACGCCTACACCCTTCGCCAGCCAATAGGGGTCGTTGGCGCTATCGTTCCCTGGAACTACCCCATGGCAATGGCCGCCTGGAAAATTGCCCCAGCACTGGCTGCCGGCTGCACAATGGTATTAAAGCCGTCAGAAGTTACCCCGATGACAGCATTAAAGCTCGGCGAACTTTGTCTCGAAGCAGGCGTACCGGAAGGCGCTCTGAATATTGTCACTGGTTACGGCCACACCGCGGGGCAGGCGCTTATTAGCCACCCGGATGTCGATAAAGTCGCCTTTACCGGCTCAACAAATGTTGGCAAACATATACTTCGCACCTCCGCTGATAGCATGAAGCGAGTCAGCCTGGAGCTGGGCGGCAAATCACCCACCATTATCATGCCTGATGCAGACCTGGAAAAAGCAATTCCCGGCGCAGCCATGTCGATATTTTTCAATTCGGGGCAAATCTGTTTTGCCGGCTCTCGTCTGCTCGTTCATGAGGATGTTTACGATGCTGTCGTAGAGGGAGTAGCTCAGGTAGCCAAGTCGCTACCAATGGGCAGCGGCATGAAGGCGGAGACCATGATTGGCCCTGTGGTTTCCGAACAACAGCAGAAACGCATCATGGACTACATCAATATCGGTCGAGAGGAAGGCTCCGAGATTGTAACCGGCGGAGGCAACGGCGGGCTGAATGAGGGTTATTTTGTCGAACCCACGATTCTGGCCAACACATCAGCCGACCAGAAAGTCTTCCAGGAAGAAATTTTTGGCCCGGTACTAACAGCAACCCCCTTTAAGAACATTGAAGAAGCTATCCAGTTAGGCAATGATTCCTGTTACGGCCTGGGAGCTAATGTTTGGTCTCAAAACATCAATACGTGCCACAAACTCGCGGATTCTCTTCAGGCAGGTACTGTCTGGACCAATTGTTACTTTGTTGTTGATCCAGCCATGCCTTTTGGAGGTTTCAAAGAATCCGGTATCGGTCGTGAAGTAGGCGAAGAAGGTATCAATATGTATACTGAATCCAAGTCTGTTTGCATCAAGCTTGACTAA
- a CDS encoding AMP-binding protein has product MTRYNARNYPDKPALLFENNVISMSCLDKMTNQFANGLIDAGVKPGDRVVFYGSNSDDFLIALLGAAKASAVFVPLNWRLAVEELQGVLEDATPAMGLVNSELSETWAAVNKLLPFKLQTKFVTPGVPESNPFREWIGKFSDEDPMLECGLDDLAWILYTSGTTGKPKGVEFMHSGIILMRMCEHFEPAYTWDDNDTLLFVAPNFHLLGIGLTIQALFNGGTIAVVKAFSPKLVLEEIQSKKPTILAVAPVMIQMLIEDPAAADSDFSSIREVVYAGSSISLGVIKRALEFMPCRFMQFYGSTESGGAITLLRPEEHDLSNEKRLTSCGKPLPLIDIKVMTPDGVELPDGEAGEMWIRVPSISRGYRNKPKAWSEVYDNGWFKSGDVAYRDEEGFLYIVDRAKDMIVTGGENVYCSEVENCLSLHKAVQRVAIIGVPSERWGEEVKACVVLNEGYSECGDELITYAKERLAGYKCPKSVDFFSALPLGGTGKVLKRELRQPYWDGQERNV; this is encoded by the coding sequence ATGACGCGTTATAACGCCCGGAATTATCCGGACAAACCCGCTTTGTTGTTTGAAAATAATGTTATCAGTATGTCCTGTTTGGACAAGATGACAAATCAGTTTGCCAATGGGTTGATTGACGCAGGTGTCAAACCGGGAGACCGTGTTGTTTTTTACGGCAGTAATTCTGACGACTTTCTGATCGCATTACTGGGGGCCGCCAAAGCGTCTGCAGTGTTTGTTCCGTTGAACTGGCGGCTGGCTGTTGAGGAATTGCAGGGCGTTCTTGAAGATGCAACGCCTGCGATGGGTCTTGTTAATTCCGAGTTGTCTGAAACCTGGGCGGCAGTAAACAAATTACTGCCTTTTAAATTGCAAACAAAGTTTGTCACGCCCGGCGTGCCTGAAAGCAACCCCTTTCGGGAATGGATTGGCAAGTTTAGCGACGAAGACCCAATGCTGGAGTGCGGTCTGGACGATCTGGCCTGGATTCTTTACACCTCGGGTACTACCGGGAAGCCGAAAGGTGTGGAGTTTATGCACAGCGGCATCATTTTGATGCGGATGTGCGAACATTTTGAGCCCGCTTACACTTGGGATGATAATGATACGCTGCTGTTTGTTGCGCCAAACTTTCATTTGTTGGGTATTGGTCTGACGATCCAGGCCCTCTTTAATGGTGGCACCATTGCGGTTGTAAAAGCCTTTTCACCGAAGTTGGTGCTCGAAGAAATTCAAAGCAAGAAGCCCACTATCCTGGCTGTCGCACCAGTGATGATTCAGATGTTGATTGAGGATCCTGCCGCCGCAGATAGTGATTTCAGTAGTATTCGCGAAGTGGTTTATGCCGGTTCCTCGATTTCCCTTGGCGTCATCAAGAGGGCTCTGGAGTTTATGCCTTGCCGGTTTATGCAGTTCTATGGCTCGACAGAAAGCGGCGGCGCTATTACGCTGCTGCGCCCTGAGGAGCATGACTTGTCTAACGAGAAACGCCTGACTTCCTGTGGTAAACCGTTGCCGCTGATCGATATTAAGGTGATGACTCCAGACGGTGTTGAGTTGCCTGATGGTGAGGCTGGTGAAATGTGGATTCGTGTTCCCAGTATTTCCAGAGGTTACCGGAACAAGCCGAAAGCATGGTCTGAAGTCTACGATAATGGTTGGTTTAAGTCTGGCGATGTCGCTTATCGTGATGAAGAAGGCTTTTTGTATATTGTTGACCGCGCCAAGGATATGATTGTTACTGGTGGTGAGAACGTCTATTGTTCTGAAGTCGAAAACTGCCTTTCCTTGCATAAAGCGGTGCAGCGCGTAGCCATTATTGGTGTTCCCAGTGAACGCTGGGGTGAAGAAGTCAAGGCTTGCGTAGTGCTGAATGAAGGCTATTCAGAGTGCGGAGACGAATTGATCACTTACGCAAAAGAGCGACTGGCAGGATATAAATGCCCGAAATCGGTTGATTTCTTTTCGGCACTGCCGCTCGGCGGTACAGGGAAGGTGTTGAAAAGGGAGTTGCGTCAACCTTACTGGGATGGTCAGGAGAGAAACGTATAA
- a CDS encoding 2Fe-2S iron-sulfur cluster binding domain-containing protein — MSLRRLFKFSSEEKTVHISPANIEFNTTGKISILESGLAKGLAMPHSCTVGTCGTCKCKLLNGKIRELTNFAYVLTEEDLKNNYILTCQSVAKTDVELEIEDFESKHLTPPEDFEGRIVKMVDITHDIKQVTVELDRPIHFDAGQYVQLSTHSIYGARSYSFAMAPENSGNKTISLFIRKVPGGEFTGKLFDNQLNDAPLKIHGPSGNFWLREGSGPMLCISGGSGLAPIVSMLEQAVKNPPGKPCVVLFGARSQADLYAIERLKAVEQKWNSVFCFIPVLSDEPEDSGWQGYRGFVNTAIANAAGQYISEETDIYMCGPPPMIDASTETLKELGANEHRIHFDKFLDSSHGIVRQD, encoded by the coding sequence GTGTCATTACGGCGTTTATTTAAGTTTTCCTCCGAGGAAAAAACCGTTCACATCTCACCCGCCAACATTGAATTCAACACTACAGGAAAGATCTCGATCCTTGAATCAGGGCTTGCGAAAGGCTTGGCAATGCCTCACAGCTGTACTGTGGGCACCTGTGGCACCTGCAAGTGTAAATTGCTAAACGGTAAAATTCGTGAGCTAACCAATTTTGCCTACGTCCTCACCGAAGAGGACCTGAAAAACAACTACATCCTCACTTGCCAGTCTGTCGCAAAAACCGATGTGGAGCTGGAAATCGAAGACTTTGAGTCAAAACATCTAACACCGCCGGAAGACTTTGAAGGCCGCATTGTTAAAATGGTCGATATCACACATGACATCAAACAGGTAACAGTCGAACTGGACAGACCTATTCATTTTGATGCAGGACAATACGTACAGTTAAGTACCCACTCAATTTACGGCGCCCGCTCCTACTCCTTTGCAATGGCACCCGAAAATAGCGGCAACAAAACCATCAGCCTGTTTATCCGCAAGGTTCCCGGCGGCGAATTCACAGGCAAACTATTCGACAACCAGCTAAATGACGCTCCACTCAAAATCCACGGACCTTCAGGCAATTTCTGGCTAAGAGAAGGCAGCGGCCCCATGCTTTGCATTTCCGGTGGCAGCGGTCTGGCGCCTATTGTCAGCATGCTGGAACAGGCTGTAAAAAACCCTCCCGGCAAACCTTGCGTGGTGCTGTTTGGAGCCAGATCCCAAGCCGACTTGTATGCCATTGAGCGACTGAAAGCAGTGGAGCAAAAATGGAACAGTGTCTTTTGTTTTATTCCTGTGCTATCTGACGAACCTGAAGACAGTGGCTGGCAAGGCTACCGTGGATTCGTCAACACAGCCATAGCAAATGCAGCCGGACAGTATATTTCCGAAGAAACCGATATCTATATGTGCGGCCCACCACCCATGATTGATGCGTCTACCGAAACCCTGAAAGAATTGGGCGCTAACGAACACAGAATTCACTTTGACAAGTTCCTTGATTCCAGTCACGGCATTGTCAGACAAGACTAA
- a CDS encoding enoyl-CoA hydratase/isomerase family protein: MEFRAFEFSVANNVAHIRLNQPELGNPFNALFCEEFNELSVLCGENSDIGAVFIDAAGKNFSVGGDIKEFVVKPEELPAKFKRMTANLHMGVARFARNDAPVIVAAHNLVVGGALALIAGADFVYATPKTQFYAAFAGVGLCGDTGVSHYLPRRVGSRKATEFLLLNEMWSAEKAVENGLINGVVEQEQLKDHCMKLADKLAKGPTEVYGRMRRLLLTSFNQSLETQLEMEALGMVECARSEDALSAMQKIIDK; this comes from the coding sequence ATGGAATTTCGAGCATTTGAATTCTCTGTTGCGAATAATGTTGCACACATCCGCTTAAATCAGCCGGAGCTGGGCAATCCGTTTAACGCGCTTTTTTGTGAGGAGTTTAATGAACTCTCCGTTCTTTGTGGGGAGAATAGTGACATCGGTGCTGTTTTTATTGATGCCGCTGGAAAAAACTTCAGCGTTGGTGGTGATATCAAGGAATTTGTTGTAAAACCGGAAGAACTACCTGCCAAGTTCAAGCGTATGACTGCAAACCTTCATATGGGTGTGGCCCGATTTGCCCGAAATGATGCACCTGTTATTGTTGCTGCTCATAATCTGGTAGTTGGCGGAGCGCTTGCACTGATTGCCGGTGCTGATTTTGTCTACGCTACACCCAAAACCCAGTTTTATGCTGCTTTTGCCGGTGTTGGTTTGTGTGGTGATACCGGTGTTTCCCATTACCTGCCAAGACGGGTTGGCAGTCGCAAGGCAACCGAGTTTTTGCTCCTGAATGAAATGTGGAGCGCTGAGAAGGCAGTTGAAAATGGGTTGATTAACGGGGTGGTCGAGCAGGAGCAGCTGAAAGACCACTGTATGAAGTTGGCAGACAAACTGGCAAAGGGGCCGACCGAAGTATATGGGCGTATGCGTCGGTTGTTGCTCACGTCTTTCAATCAATCTCTTGAAACCCAGTTAGAGATGGAGGCTTTAGGTATGGTTGAGTGTGCCAGATCCGAAGACGCATTGAGTGCGATGCAAAAAATAATTGATAAGTGA